A region from the Agrococcus sp. SL85 genome encodes:
- the aroB gene encoding 3-dehydroquinate synthase, which produces MTTIRVATDAPYDVHVGRGILVDRLRESLGPARKLLVVHQPAMSRIADHLKEELGIEVLLAEVPDAEAAKRIEVAQFLWQIMGQADFTRTDAVLGLGGGAVTDLAGFVAATWLRGVRVLQAPTSVLGIVDAAVGGKTGINTEQGKNLVGAFHHPSVVVADLELVDSLPRNELLTGFAEVVKAGFIAAPRILELLETRLDATTDPTTPEFAEAIARAIEVKAEVVASDFREHGRREILNYGHTLGHAIELHERYRWRHGAAVSIGMVYAAELSRLAGRLPEAAVDRHRAILGSLELPMSYPLGRWQSLLASMRRDKKARGAMLRFIVLDDVAKPRVLEAPDESMLFMAYQSLAD; this is translated from the coding sequence ATGACCACGATCCGCGTCGCGACCGACGCCCCCTACGACGTCCACGTGGGCCGCGGCATCCTCGTCGACCGCCTGCGCGAGTCGCTCGGCCCGGCCCGGAAGCTGCTCGTCGTGCACCAGCCCGCGATGAGCCGCATCGCCGACCACCTCAAGGAGGAGCTCGGCATCGAGGTGCTGCTCGCCGAGGTGCCGGACGCCGAGGCCGCGAAGCGCATCGAGGTCGCCCAGTTCCTCTGGCAGATCATGGGCCAGGCCGACTTCACCCGCACCGACGCCGTGCTCGGCCTCGGCGGCGGCGCCGTCACCGACCTCGCGGGCTTCGTCGCCGCCACGTGGCTGCGCGGCGTGCGCGTGCTGCAGGCGCCCACCTCGGTGCTCGGCATCGTCGACGCGGCCGTCGGCGGCAAGACCGGCATCAACACCGAGCAGGGCAAGAACCTCGTCGGCGCCTTCCACCACCCCTCGGTCGTCGTCGCCGACCTCGAGCTCGTCGACTCGCTGCCGCGCAACGAGCTGCTCACGGGCTTCGCCGAGGTCGTGAAGGCCGGCTTCATCGCCGCCCCGCGCATCCTCGAGCTGCTCGAGACGCGCCTCGACGCGACGACCGACCCGACGACGCCGGAGTTCGCGGAGGCGATCGCCCGCGCGATCGAGGTGAAGGCCGAGGTGGTCGCGAGCGACTTCCGCGAGCACGGCCGCCGCGAGATCCTGAACTACGGCCACACCCTCGGGCACGCGATCGAGCTGCACGAGCGCTACCGCTGGCGCCACGGCGCGGCCGTGTCGATCGGCATGGTCTACGCCGCCGAGCTCTCGCGCCTCGCGGGGCGGCTCCCCGAGGCCGCCGTCGACCGCCACCGCGCGATCCTCGGCTCGCTCGAGCTGCCGATGAGCTACCCGCTCGGCCGCTGGCAGTCGCTCCTCGCGTCGATGCGGCGCGACAAGAAGGCCCGCGGCGCGATGCTGCGGTTCATCGTGCTCGACGACGTCGCGAAGCCGCGCGTGCTCGAGGCGCCCGACGAGTCGATGCTCTTCATGGCCTACCAGTCGCTCGCCGACTGA
- the aroC gene encoding chorismate synthase gives MLRWLTAGESHGPELIAVLEGMPAGVPITAEDIQADLQRRKLGAGRGARMKFEQDALSLSGGIRHGRTQGGPIAIRVGNTEWPKWMEVMSAAPLEAEPTGARAAKLTRPRPGHADLVGMQKHGFDEARPVLERASARETAARVALGAVARAFLAELGIRLVAHTLSIGPVRVPDGAPLPTPDDVDRLDADELRCADPATSAAMLAEVEDAKRSGDTLGGIVEVLAYGLPPGLGSYVHWDRRLDGRLAQALMGIQAIKGVEVGDGFETTRRRGSVAHDELLVGDDGVHRETGRAGGIEGGMTTGDVLRVRAGMKPIATVPRALRTVDVATGEAAQAHHQRSDVCAVPASGVVAEAMVALVLADAVVEKFGGDSVAETRRNLEGYLAAIPARLRTT, from the coding sequence ATGCTGCGCTGGCTCACCGCCGGGGAATCCCACGGCCCCGAACTCATCGCCGTCCTCGAGGGGATGCCCGCCGGGGTCCCCATCACGGCGGAGGACATCCAGGCCGACCTCCAGCGCCGCAAGCTCGGCGCCGGCCGCGGCGCGCGCATGAAGTTCGAACAGGATGCCCTCAGCCTCTCCGGCGGCATCCGCCACGGCCGCACGCAGGGCGGGCCCATCGCCATCCGCGTCGGCAACACCGAGTGGCCGAAGTGGATGGAGGTCATGAGCGCCGCGCCGCTCGAGGCCGAGCCCACGGGCGCCCGTGCCGCGAAGCTCACGCGCCCGCGCCCCGGCCACGCCGACCTCGTGGGCATGCAGAAGCACGGCTTCGACGAGGCGCGGCCCGTGCTCGAGCGCGCGAGCGCCCGCGAGACCGCCGCGCGCGTCGCGCTCGGCGCGGTCGCCCGCGCCTTCCTGGCCGAGCTCGGCATCCGCCTCGTCGCGCACACCCTCTCGATCGGACCCGTGCGCGTGCCGGACGGCGCGCCGCTGCCGACGCCCGACGACGTCGACCGGCTCGACGCCGACGAGCTGCGCTGCGCCGACCCGGCGACGAGCGCCGCGATGCTCGCCGAGGTCGAGGACGCCAAGCGCTCGGGCGACACGCTCGGCGGCATCGTCGAGGTGCTCGCCTACGGGCTCCCGCCGGGGCTCGGCTCCTACGTGCACTGGGACCGCCGCCTCGACGGCCGCCTCGCGCAGGCGCTCATGGGCATCCAGGCCATCAAGGGCGTCGAGGTCGGCGACGGCTTCGAGACGACCCGCCGTCGCGGCTCCGTCGCGCACGACGAGCTGCTCGTCGGCGACGACGGCGTGCACCGCGAGACGGGCCGCGCCGGCGGCATCGAGGGCGGCATGACCACGGGCGACGTGCTGCGCGTGCGCGCGGGCATGAAGCCCATCGCGACCGTGCCCCGCGCGCTCCGCACCGTCGACGTCGCCACGGGCGAGGCCGCGCAGGCCCATCACCAGCGCAGCGACGTGTGCGCGGTGCCCGCTTCGGGCGTCGTCGCGGAGGCGATGGTCGCGCTCGTGCTCGCGGACGCCGTCGTCGAGAAGTTCGGCGGCGACTCCGTCGCCGAGACCCGCCGCAACCTCGAGGGCTATCTCGCCGCCATCCCCGCGCGCCTCCGCACGACGTGA
- a CDS encoding type II 3-dehydroquinate dehydratase: MRILVLNGPNLGRLGSREPEVYGAATLADVQALLDGVAGIEAEVRQTDDEAELVRWIHGAVDAATPVILNPAAFTHYSYALRDACAMLRGVAPLIEVHISNPHAREAFRHVSAISAVATGVIAGFGIDGYRMAAESLSRAAR; encoded by the coding sequence ATGCGCATCCTCGTCCTCAACGGCCCGAACCTCGGCAGGCTCGGCTCGCGCGAGCCGGAGGTCTACGGCGCCGCGACCCTCGCCGACGTGCAGGCGCTCCTCGACGGCGTCGCGGGCATCGAGGCGGAGGTGCGCCAGACCGACGACGAGGCCGAGCTCGTCCGCTGGATCCACGGCGCCGTCGACGCCGCGACGCCCGTGATCCTCAACCCCGCCGCCTTCACGCACTACTCGTACGCGCTGCGCGACGCGTGCGCGATGCTCCGCGGCGTCGCGCCGCTCATCGAGGTGCACATCTCGAACCCGCACGCGCGCGAGGCGTTCCGGCACGTCTCGGCGATCTCCGCGGTCGCGACGGGCGTGATCGCGGGCTTCGGCATCGACGGCTATCGGATGGCCGCCGAGTCGCTCTCGCGGGCGGCCCGCTAG
- the efp gene encoding elongation factor P, with protein sequence MATTNDIKNGAVLNLDGQLWSVIEFQHVKPGKGGAFVRTKLRNVRSLKVVDKTFNAGTKIDFATVDRRDYQFLYNDGTDFVFMDNDTYEQLPISAEVVGDGAKYLLENGTATISMHEGEALQVELPASVVLEITYTEPGLQGDRSSAGTKPATVETGAEIQVPLFVEQGTRVKVDTRDGSYLGRIS encoded by the coding sequence ATGGCGACCACGAACGACATCAAGAACGGCGCGGTGCTGAACCTCGACGGACAGCTCTGGAGCGTGATCGAGTTCCAGCACGTCAAGCCCGGCAAGGGCGGCGCCTTCGTCCGCACGAAGCTGCGCAACGTCCGCAGCCTCAAGGTCGTCGACAAGACCTTCAACGCCGGCACCAAGATCGACTTCGCCACGGTCGACCGCCGCGACTACCAGTTCCTGTACAACGACGGCACCGACTTCGTCTTCATGGACAACGACACGTACGAGCAGCTGCCGATCTCGGCGGAGGTCGTGGGCGACGGCGCCAAGTACCTCCTCGAGAACGGCACCGCGACCATCTCGATGCACGAGGGCGAGGCGCTCCAGGTCGAGCTGCCCGCGTCGGTCGTGCTCGAGATCACCTACACGGAGCCGGGCCTGCAGGGCGACCGCTCGAGCGCCGGCACGAAGCCCGCGACCGTCGAGACGGGCGCCGAGATCCAGGTGCCGCTCTTCGTCGAGCAGGGCACGAGGGTCAAGGTCGACACCCGCGACGGCAGCTACCTCGGTCGCATCTCCTGA
- a CDS encoding DUF1684 domain-containing protein — protein MTVDAARTALATADWRRRTFALYEEVRAVADPREAHERWREGRDALMARHPASPLLEDDRAGFAGLAVAAYDPRWRFELPILAAEPARFEFATGTDGLVPFERIGRLEVPAVGSLDVWRLASYGGGIFVPLRDGLAGAPGGTYGGGRYLLDTVKGAHLGGDRERGTLVVDLNFAYNPSCAYDPAWACPLAPAGNVVAAEVPVGELHAGA, from the coding sequence ATGACCGTCGACGCCGCGCGGACCGCGCTCGCGACCGCCGACTGGCGGCGCCGCACCTTCGCGCTCTACGAGGAGGTCCGCGCCGTCGCGGATCCGCGCGAGGCGCACGAGCGATGGCGCGAGGGCCGCGACGCCCTCATGGCGCGGCACCCCGCCTCGCCGCTGCTGGAGGACGACCGGGCCGGGTTCGCGGGGCTCGCGGTCGCCGCCTACGACCCGCGCTGGCGCTTCGAGCTGCCGATCCTCGCGGCCGAGCCCGCGCGGTTCGAGTTCGCCACGGGCACCGACGGGCTCGTGCCGTTCGAGCGCATCGGCAGGCTCGAGGTCCCCGCCGTCGGCTCGCTCGACGTCTGGCGGCTCGCCTCCTACGGCGGCGGCATCTTCGTGCCCCTGCGGGACGGCCTCGCCGGCGCCCCGGGCGGCACCTACGGCGGCGGGCGCTACCTGCTCGACACCGTCAAGGGCGCCCACCTGGGCGGCGACCGCGAGCGCGGCACCCTCGTCGTCGACCTCAACTTCGCCTACAACCCCTCCTGCGCCTACGACCCGGCCTGGGCGTGCCCGCTCGCGCCCGCGGGCAACGTCGTCGCGGCCGAGGTGCCGGTGGGGGAGCTGCACGCCGGCGCGTAG
- a CDS encoding dihydroorotase has product MTTLLTGARVLGGEVRDLAIEGGALVDPASIDRDAATVIDAAGLVALPGLVDLHTHLRQPGGEQAETVASGLRAAAAGGFTCVFAMANTTPVADTPAVVEQVHRLGLESGLATVRPIGAVTVGLAGERLADMLMLHRSAARVTVFSDDGRCVSDAELMRRALEHAASMDAVVAQHAQEPTMTRGAVMHEGALSAELGLAGWPSIAEATIVARDAMLAEATGARLHVCHVSTAETVEVVRAAKARGVRVTAEVTPHHLLLTEELVRSYDARFKVNPPLRPEADVLALREALADGTIDVVATDHAPHAPEAKQAAFAEAAFGMVGLETALGVVQQAMVETGLLDWAGVARVLSSAPAAIGREPGYDAPLEVGSPAHVVLVDPAARRTIEIGHLRGRSANSPFLGIELPGEVRHVWHGGARTVRDGQVLPVPEPEAVA; this is encoded by the coding sequence ATGACCACGCTGCTCACCGGTGCCCGCGTGCTCGGCGGCGAGGTGCGCGACCTCGCGATCGAGGGCGGCGCCCTCGTCGACCCCGCCTCGATCGACCGCGACGCGGCGACGGTGATCGACGCCGCCGGCCTCGTCGCGCTCCCCGGGCTCGTCGACCTGCACACGCACCTCCGCCAGCCCGGCGGCGAGCAGGCCGAGACGGTCGCCTCCGGCCTCCGCGCCGCGGCCGCGGGCGGCTTCACGTGCGTGTTCGCGATGGCGAACACGACCCCCGTCGCCGACACGCCCGCGGTCGTCGAGCAGGTGCACCGGCTCGGCCTCGAGTCCGGGCTCGCGACCGTGCGGCCCATCGGCGCCGTGACGGTGGGGCTCGCGGGGGAGCGGCTCGCCGACATGCTCATGCTCCACCGCAGCGCCGCGCGCGTCACGGTCTTCTCGGACGACGGTCGGTGCGTCTCCGACGCGGAGCTCATGCGCCGCGCGCTCGAGCACGCGGCGTCGATGGACGCGGTCGTCGCGCAGCACGCGCAGGAGCCCACGATGACCCGCGGCGCCGTCATGCACGAGGGCGCGCTCTCGGCCGAGCTCGGCCTCGCCGGCTGGCCGTCGATCGCGGAGGCCACGATCGTCGCGCGCGACGCGATGCTCGCCGAGGCGACCGGCGCGCGCCTGCACGTCTGCCACGTCTCCACCGCCGAGACCGTCGAGGTCGTCCGCGCGGCGAAGGCGCGCGGCGTCCGCGTCACCGCCGAGGTCACGCCGCACCACCTGCTGCTCACGGAGGAGCTCGTGCGCTCCTACGACGCGCGCTTCAAGGTCAACCCGCCGCTGCGGCCCGAGGCCGATGTGCTCGCGCTCCGAGAGGCGCTCGCCGACGGCACGATCGACGTCGTCGCCACCGACCACGCGCCGCACGCCCCCGAGGCGAAGCAGGCGGCGTTCGCGGAGGCCGCGTTCGGCATGGTCGGGCTCGAGACCGCGCTCGGCGTCGTCCAGCAGGCGATGGTCGAGACGGGCCTGCTCGACTGGGCCGGCGTCGCGCGCGTGCTCTCGAGCGCACCCGCCGCGATCGGCCGCGAGCCCGGCTACGACGCCCCGCTCGAGGTGGGCAGCCCTGCCCACGTCGTGCTCGTCGACCCCGCGGCGCGCCGCACGATCGAGATCGGGCACCTGCGCGGCCGCTCCGCGAACTCCCCGTTCCTCGGCATCGAGCTGCCGGGCGAGGTGCGCCACGTGTGGCACGGCGGCGCCCGCACCGTCCGCGACGGCCAGGTGCTGCCCGTCCCCGAGCCCGAGGCGGTCGCATGA
- a CDS encoding shikimate kinase produces the protein MSALPGDEASTVPPVALIGPMAAGKSSLGRKLASRLGRTFADTDRLVVLEHGPIPELFAAEGEAAFRRYEAAAARRALVPGAVVALGGGAVLDEGTRALLAQATVVLVTVDERAAERRLSGGGRPLVADGIASWRRIAAEREPLYRSLADTAVDSSRTPMAQLVSTLEAWLRERER, from the coding sequence GTGAGCGCGCTCCCGGGCGACGAGGCGAGCACCGTGCCGCCCGTCGCGCTCATCGGCCCGATGGCTGCCGGCAAGTCGTCGCTCGGCCGCAAGCTCGCCTCGCGGCTCGGCCGCACGTTCGCCGACACCGACCGGCTCGTCGTGCTCGAGCACGGCCCGATCCCCGAGCTCTTCGCCGCCGAGGGGGAGGCGGCGTTCCGCCGCTACGAGGCGGCGGCCGCGCGCCGCGCGCTCGTGCCGGGCGCCGTCGTCGCGCTCGGCGGCGGCGCGGTGCTCGACGAGGGCACCCGCGCGCTGCTCGCGCAGGCGACCGTCGTGCTCGTGACCGTCGACGAGCGGGCCGCCGAGCGTCGCCTCTCCGGCGGCGGTCGGCCGCTCGTCGCCGACGGCATCGCCTCGTGGCGCCGCATCGCCGCGGAGCGCGAGCCCCTTTACCGCTCGCTCGCCGACACCGCCGTCGACAGCTCGCGCACGCCCATGGCCCAGCTCGTCTCGACGCTCGAGGCCTGGCTGCGGGAGCGCGAGCGATGA
- the nusB gene encoding transcription antitermination factor NusB: MAEETYPSRRKARKHAVEVLYSAEARGDAPEDILRETADRLEWRRHPWFAFAHELVTGVADSRDEVDELIASSSEHWSLERMPRTDLAILRVGAWELEHGTAPSGVVISEAVHLANELSTDRSGAFIHGVLARIAAQKA, encoded by the coding sequence GTGGCAGAGGAGACCTACCCCTCCCGCCGCAAGGCGCGCAAGCACGCCGTCGAGGTCCTCTACTCGGCGGAGGCGCGCGGCGACGCCCCCGAGGACATCCTGCGGGAGACGGCCGACCGGCTCGAGTGGCGCCGCCACCCGTGGTTCGCGTTCGCGCACGAGCTCGTCACGGGCGTGGCCGACAGCCGCGACGAGGTCGACGAGCTCATCGCCTCCTCGAGCGAGCACTGGAGCCTCGAGCGCATGCCGCGCACGGACCTCGCGATCCTGCGCGTCGGCGCGTGGGAGCTCGAGCACGGCACCGCGCCCTCGGGCGTCGTGATCTCGGAGGCCGTGCACCTCGCCAACGAGCTCTCGACCGATCGCTCGGGCGCGTTCATCCACGGCGTCCTCGCGCGCATCGCCGCCCAGAAGGCGTAG
- the carA gene encoding glutamine-hydrolyzing carbamoyl-phosphate synthase small subunit: MTVTTEPAALVLEDGSIHRGTAYGARGAALGEAVFATGMTGYQETLTDPSYAGQIVVQTAPHIGNTGVNAEDAESRRIWPAGYAVRAASRRPSNWRSEEPLDAQLERDGIVGIAGIDTRAVTRRLRDAGSMRAGVFSGQALTTDEQMVAAVRESLPMAGRSLSEVVSTQEPYTMPAVGGSLGTLAVLDLGVKASTLRFLAEQGFDLVVLPQGSTLEQVLAHEPVAAFYSNGPGDPAASDAQVELLRGLLRAGLPFFGICFGNQLLGRAMGLGTYKLPFGHRGINQPVLDVATGRVEITSQNHGFAVEAPIGETIDSPAGLGRVEVSHYSLNDRVVEGLRALDVPAFSVQYHPESAAGPNDARHLFARFRDLVVATKEAQA, encoded by the coding sequence ATGACCGTGACCACCGAGCCCGCGGCGCTCGTGCTCGAGGACGGCTCGATCCATCGAGGCACCGCGTACGGCGCCCGAGGCGCCGCCCTCGGCGAGGCCGTCTTCGCCACCGGCATGACCGGGTACCAGGAGACGCTCACCGACCCCTCCTACGCCGGGCAGATCGTCGTCCAGACCGCCCCGCACATCGGCAACACGGGCGTCAACGCCGAGGACGCCGAGTCGCGCCGCATCTGGCCCGCAGGCTACGCGGTGCGCGCCGCCAGCCGCCGCCCGTCCAACTGGCGCTCCGAGGAGCCGCTCGACGCGCAGCTCGAGCGCGACGGCATCGTCGGCATCGCAGGCATCGACACGCGCGCCGTCACCCGGCGCCTGCGGGACGCCGGCTCGATGCGCGCCGGCGTGTTCTCGGGCCAGGCCCTCACGACCGACGAGCAGATGGTCGCCGCCGTGCGCGAGAGCCTGCCGATGGCGGGCCGCAGCCTCTCGGAGGTCGTCTCCACGCAGGAGCCGTACACGATGCCCGCCGTCGGAGGCAGCCTCGGCACCCTCGCGGTGCTCGACCTCGGCGTGAAGGCCTCGACGCTCCGCTTTCTCGCCGAGCAGGGCTTCGACCTCGTCGTGCTGCCGCAGGGCTCGACGCTCGAGCAGGTGCTCGCGCACGAGCCCGTCGCCGCCTTCTACTCGAACGGCCCCGGCGACCCCGCCGCCTCCGACGCGCAGGTCGAGCTCCTCCGGGGGCTGCTGCGCGCCGGCCTGCCGTTCTTCGGCATCTGCTTCGGCAACCAGCTGCTCGGCCGCGCCATGGGCCTCGGCACCTACAAGCTGCCCTTCGGCCACCGCGGCATCAACCAGCCGGTGCTCGACGTCGCCACCGGGCGCGTCGAGATCACGAGCCAGAACCACGGCTTCGCGGTCGAGGCGCCCATCGGCGAGACGATCGACAGCCCGGCCGGCCTCGGCCGCGTCGAGGTCAGCCACTACTCGCTCAACGACCGCGTCGTCGAGGGCCTCCGCGCGCTCGACGTGCCCGCGTTCAGCGTCCAGTACCACCCCGAGTCGGCGGCCGGCCCGAACGACGCCCGTCACCTGTTCGCACGGTTCCGCGACCTCGTCGTCGCGACGAAGGAGGCCCAGGCCTGA
- a CDS encoding aspartate carbamoyltransferase catalytic subunit, with product MRHLLTAAMPRDEAIAILDLAEDMHQIQDREVKKLPALRGRTVVNLFFEDSTRTRSSFEIAGKWLSADVINVSGKGSSASKGESLRDTGLTVAAMGVDGVVVRSGASGAPALLAEWIGRPVVNAGDGTHEHPTQALLDAFALRRRIHGEAARGKDLDGVRVAIVGDIAHSRVARSNALLLPALGAEVTLVGPAAFLPPGSGATRLGVRAETDLDAVLAEQPDALMLLRVQLERQTGAVVPSAAEYITGWSLTDERLARLQGARIMHPGPMNRGLEISSRAADGDASTVLEQVTAGVSVRMAVLYSLLASDHPSTDGGPR from the coding sequence ATGAGGCACCTGCTCACGGCGGCGATGCCGCGCGACGAGGCGATCGCGATCCTCGACCTCGCCGAGGACATGCACCAGATCCAGGACCGCGAGGTGAAGAAGCTGCCGGCGCTCCGCGGCCGCACCGTCGTGAACCTGTTCTTCGAGGACTCCACGCGCACCCGCTCCTCGTTCGAGATCGCCGGCAAGTGGCTCTCGGCCGACGTCATCAACGTCTCGGGCAAGGGATCGAGCGCCTCGAAGGGCGAGTCGCTGCGCGACACGGGCCTCACCGTCGCCGCGATGGGCGTCGACGGCGTCGTCGTCCGCTCGGGCGCCTCGGGCGCGCCCGCGCTGCTCGCGGAGTGGATCGGGCGCCCCGTCGTCAACGCGGGCGACGGCACCCACGAGCACCCCACGCAGGCCCTCCTCGACGCCTTCGCGCTGCGCCGCCGCATCCACGGCGAGGCAGCGCGCGGCAAGGACCTCGACGGCGTGCGCGTCGCGATCGTCGGCGACATCGCCCACTCGCGCGTGGCCCGCTCCAACGCGCTCCTGCTGCCCGCGCTCGGCGCAGAGGTCACGCTCGTCGGGCCGGCCGCGTTCCTGCCGCCGGGCAGCGGCGCCACGCGCCTCGGCGTCCGCGCCGAGACCGACCTCGACGCCGTGCTCGCCGAGCAGCCCGACGCGCTCATGCTGCTGCGCGTGCAGCTCGAGCGGCAGACGGGCGCGGTCGTGCCGAGCGCCGCCGAGTACATCACCGGCTGGTCGCTCACCGACGAGCGGCTGGCGCGGCTGCAGGGCGCCCGCATCATGCACCCCGGGCCCATGAACCGCGGGCTCGAGATCTCGAGCCGCGCGGCCGACGGCGACGCCTCGACCGTGCTCGAGCAGGTCACCGCGGGCGTCTCGGTGCGCATGGCCGTGCTCTACTCCCTGCTCGCATCCGACCACCCCTCGACCGACGGAGGCCCCCGATGA
- the pyrR gene encoding bifunctional pyr operon transcriptional regulator/uracil phosphoribosyltransferase PyrR: MTTARTVLGPDEIARSLTRIAHEILEANHGPDDLVLLGIPTRGGHLAQRLAARLTAITGEDFGARVGTLDVTMHRDDLRGRPTRASAPTRIPAGGVDDRVVVLVDDVLYSGRTIRAAFDALADLGRARVVRLAVLVDRGHRELPIRADFVGRNLPSARSEHVRVLLEEADGEDAVTIDGAVAAASEREARA; the protein is encoded by the coding sequence TTGACTACCGCGCGCACCGTGCTCGGCCCCGACGAGATCGCCAGGTCGCTCACCCGGATCGCCCACGAGATCCTCGAGGCGAACCACGGTCCCGACGACCTCGTCCTCCTCGGCATCCCGACCCGCGGCGGCCATCTCGCGCAGCGCCTCGCGGCGCGCCTCACCGCCATCACCGGCGAGGACTTCGGCGCGCGCGTCGGCACCCTCGATGTGACGATGCACCGCGACGACTTGCGCGGCCGGCCCACCCGCGCCTCCGCGCCCACGCGCATCCCCGCCGGCGGCGTCGACGACCGGGTCGTGGTGCTCGTCGACGACGTGCTCTACTCGGGCCGCACGATCCGCGCCGCCTTCGACGCGCTCGCCGACCTCGGCCGCGCCCGCGTCGTGCGGCTCGCGGTGCTCGTCGACCGCGGCCACCGCGAGCTGCCGATCCGCGCCGACTTCGTCGGCAGGAACCTGCCGAGCGCGCGCAGCGAGCACGTGCGCGTGCTGCTCGAGGAGGCCGACGGCGAGGACGCCGTCACGATCGACGGCGCCGTCGCCGCCGCGAGCGAGCGGGAGGCCCGCGCATGA